The following are encoded in a window of Onthophagus taurus isolate NC chromosome 3, IU_Otau_3.0, whole genome shotgun sequence genomic DNA:
- the LOC111417867 gene encoding large ribosomal subunit protein uL1 — protein MSLLTKSAFEIIFPSIFSKTITPSIFVTQTRNYAARKGYREQKAKSKVKVEVTKSKFQVKKKENLPQKGSTRKFDDSWKKLASDNVYPQKYYQWPVYNFEDAIKAHRETHHPQLYNQPNAYVHVTVDLNMAGEKKNKFLENFTRVAFAPHKFEHGEERTIIAFTKLPETVPQLKEAGALHAGGVELIKQIQNGAINIQDFQYVIAHPNILPELTVLRGLMKKKFPQTRSGNLEVDLVNTTLKFYHGINYTGVKDEYEKDFGTIDTRIGTLNMEPSELEENFSYFINDVYQQRPKRAGGFIMRTVLWSPPSGEKFKIDYNLYLKSTEETNKSNDEVDVNEGEEVVEEKERVVAG, from the exons atgtcattattaacaaaaa GCGCATTCGAGATCATTTTTCCCagtattttctcaaaaacaatCACACCGTCAATTTTTGTCACTCAAACTAGGAATTATGCAGCTAGAAAGGGTTACAGGGAGCAAAAGGCTAAGTCAAAAGTAAAAGTTGAGGTGACAAAATCAAAGTTTCAAgttaaaaagaaggaaaa tttaccACAAAAAGGTTCAACACGCAAATTTGACGATTCATGGAAAAAGTTAGCCTCAGATAATGTTTaccctcaaaaatattatcaatGGCCTGTTTATAATTTCGAAGATGCAATTAAAGCCCATCGTGAAACTCATCACCCCCAATTATACAACCAACCAAATGCTTATGTTCATGTTACTGTTGATTTGAATATGGCTGGGgagaaaaagaataaattctTAGAGAATTTTACAAGGGTGGCATTTGCCCCTCATAAATTTGAACATGGGGAAGAAAGAACAATTATTGCTTTCACCAAGTTACCAGAAACAGTTCCCCAATTAAAAGAAGCCGGTGCTTTACATGCTGGTGGTGTTGagttaattaaacaaattcaaaatggTGCAATTAACATACAAGATTTTCAATACGTCATCGCCCATCCAAATATTTTACCAGAACTAACTGTTTTGAGGGggttaatgaagaaaaaattccCTCAAACTAGAAGTGGAAATTTAGAGGTTGATTTAGTAAACAccactttaaaattttatcatgggATTAATTACACTGGAGTTAAAGATGAGTACGAGAAGGATTTTGGTACAATTGATACAAGAATTGGAAcg CTGAACATGGAACCTTCTGAATTAGAAgagaatttttcttattttattaatgatgtGTATCAACAAAGGCCTAAAAGAGCTGGTGGGTTTATAATGAGAACTGTTTTATGGAGTCCTCCATCTggggaaaaatttaaaatcgattataatcTTTATCTTAAATCAACTGAGGAGACCAATAAAAGTAATGATGAGGTTGATGTGAATGAAGGTGAAGAGGTTGTTGAGGAGAAAGAACGTGTTGTTGCTggttaa